Proteins encoded in a region of the Apostichopus japonicus isolate 1M-3 chromosome 19, ASM3797524v1, whole genome shotgun sequence genome:
- the LOC139960664 gene encoding uncharacterized protein produces the protein MADRFRQKNPKNRKTKIKLVFDEESRNEFLTGFHKRKLERKKYHQDKLAAQHKDQVKQMRRERKKAMEESFPLDITFREEMMRNDLSKKADVHELPDHTVTVTSVTDIDLNPEGQHLGLNEVEYESEPEEEEEEEEEDDFGFPKNFEEASKRVMKKKEEPPEENEEEAARMEARIKRQKIFDRQRKVKQKMRQKKRKTPSAIRGKKGKKVATSRKHINYHKKR, from the exons ATGGCTGATCGTTTTCGACAGAAGAACCCTAAAAATAGGAAGACAAAAATTAAGCTTGTCTTCGACGAAGAAAGCAGGAA TGAATTCCTGACTGGCTTTCATAAAAGAAAATTGGAGAGGAAGAAATATCATCAAGACAAGTTAGCTGCACAACATAAAGACCAAGTAAAGCAGATGAGAAGGGAAAGGAAGAAGGCTATGGAGGAAAGTTTTCCTCTGGATATTACTTTTCGTG aGGAAATGATGAGGAATGATCTGTCGAAGAAAGCAGATGTTCATGAGTTGCCTGATCACACTGTCACAGTCACATCTGTCACTGATATTGACCTCAATCCAGAAGGTCAACATCTTGGTTTGAATGAG gTGGAGTATGAGAGTGAAcctgaggaagaagaggaggaggaagaggaggatgaTTTTGGATTTCCTAAAAACTTTGAGGAGGCGAGCAAGAGggtaatgaaaaagaaagaggaGCCACCAGAAGAAAATGAGGAAGAAGCAGCCAG AATGGAAGCTCGTATCAAGAGGCAAAAGATATTTGACCGACAGAGGAAGGTCAAGCAGAAGATGAGACAGAAGAAGAGGAAAACGCCGTCGGCGATTCGAGGCAAGAAGGGAAAGAAAGTGGCCACGAGTAGGAAGCACATCAATTACCATAAGAAAAGATAA